One Thiocapsa sp. genomic window, TCTCGCTACGTGTCCTGCGAGGTGCTGCAACGATATCCTTCGTATGCGACACTGCGCGTCGTACTCGGTGCCTGTGCTCGGCGAGCAACGGACGACGTCATGCGCCCTGATCCACAACGCCGAAGCGAATCCGCCCGGATCCGCTTCGGCGCCAATCCCCGCGACCAGCCCCCTCCGGGATCACGCCGCCCTGATCAGCTCCTCCCCCCTTCAACCGACACTCCGCCATCAGCCGACGCAGGAATTGCTCCGGTGTCGGGGTCTCGCCGAGCAGCTCGCGCTGGCGGCAGACGGTGGCGAAGTCACCGGGCGTCAGGCTCTCCAGCGCCGTCAGATGCCGCACGATCTCCGGCGGCACCGGAGCGACGGCGTCGCCGAGCGCCTCGCGGGCGAACAGGGCGAGGCGCTGGGCCGGCTTCAATGCCCGGAAGTGCAGCTTGAAGTCGAACCGCCGCAGCGCCGCGGCGTCGATGCCGGACATCAGGTTCGTCGCCGCGATGAAGATGCCGGGAAAGCCTTCCATCTGCTGCAACAGCTCGTTCACCTGCGTGCGCTCCCAGCCGTGCCGTGCCGCTCGCCGGTCGGCGAGGAAGCTGTCGACCTCGTCCAGGAGCAGGACCGTGTGCGCCGGGTCGCACTCGCGAAACAGCCGTGCCAGGTTCTGCTCGGTCTCCCCGACATAGGGCGAGACCAGGTCGGAGGCCTGCCGCGCCACCAGCTCGCGGTCGAGCGCCTCGGCCAGCACCTCGGCAAAGGCGGTCTTGCCGGTGCCGGGCGGGCCGTAGAAGCACAGGCCGCCGTGCCCCCGTTCGGCCAGCGCGCGGGCGATCGCGCCCGGCGTGATGTCGCCGGCCAGGTTCAGATAGGCGACGTCGAATGCCGTGCCCGTCCGGCGTCGGCGCGGCCCCGGCGCCCCGTGCAGGAGGCTGCGCAGCGCCCCGATGCCGTCGCGCACGGTCTGCTCGGCCGGTGCCTCCGGGTGCAGGTCGAGCAGACGGCGGGCCGCGCCCAGCTGCGCCGGGGCCAGGGCGGTGTCCGCCGCCAGTTCATCGAGCAGCGTCGGCGGCAGTGCCGCGTCCCCCAAATGGCACTCGGCCATCCGGCGCCGGACCGAGCGCGGCGGGGTCTTGAAGGCGACCGGCAGCAGGAAGCGCCGCAGGAAGGCCGGATCCATCCCGTCGGTGCGGTTGGTGATCCAGATCGCCGGCACCGGGTTGTCCTCGAGGATGCGATTCATCCGACCCTTCTGCCGCCCCGCGCTCTGCTGCCCGCCCAGCAATGCCAACAAACCGCCGCCCTCGTCGAACACGTCCTCGACCTCGTCGAAGATCAGCACCGCGCCGCCGCGTCGCCCGAGCAGGCGCTGCGCGACCAGATAGGCCGACAGACGCCCGTCGCGATCCAGCCCGTCATCGTCCTCGTCGGCGCTGCGCACCTGATAGGCCCGCAGCCCGCACGCCGCGACCAGGGCACGCGCCAGCTCGGTCTTGCCGGTGCCGGGCGCGCCGTAGAAGAGCGCGTTCACGCCGACCGCCCCGGTGACCGCGGCGCGGCCCAGGGTCGCGCTCAGGCGAACGCTCTCGGCGGCCAGATGCGGGAAGGCATCCAGGCGCCAGGCCCCGACGGGCGCCGGCTCGATCAGGAGCGCAAGCAGCGCCTCGCCGTCACGCGGGGCGGCGTCGAGCACGTCGCGCAGGAGGCTTTGCGGGGCCAGGTAGTCCTCCAGGTCGGACTCGTGACGGTGCTGTCGGTCGACCAGACCGAGACTGCACAGCGGGCCGCGCTTGGCCAATGCCTCGCGCACGGCACTCCGCTCGAGCCCCAAGACCCCGGCCAAGCGCTCCAGATTGGTCCGCCCGCCGCTTCGGCCGCCCGCGCGCAAGACACTGCGCAGCGTCTCGGACTGCTCGCGCTGCTCCAGGAAATCGAGCACGCAGAGACTGGCCTCGTCGAGCCCGAGAACCTCGCCGAGCAAGGCGACGGTCGACGAGACCGGCGCCCGCCCGTCGGCCTTGGCCAGACGCGTCAAGACAGCGCGCGGCAGCGTCTTCAAGAAGCCTTTGGCCCGATCCTGCTGGCGGTGATCCAGCGGCGGATCCTCGTCGCTCGGCCACTCGCGGCGGCGCTGCTTTTGAGCACGTTGAGCAGGTTCGCCCCGCCTCGGATGTCGGCATCTTCGTCCGGCGACCCTTCGTCAACCGGCGGCAGCCAGCCCGCCACGGCCTCGGGATCAAGCAGCGGAAGGGTCAACCGCCACATCGACTCGAGGGTGTCGTCGTCCCTCAACGCCACGCGCGCGGCCGGGAAGCTGTCGAGCCACTGCAGGGCAAAACGGGCGAGACGGCGCTCGGCGGCCGGGACAACGTCGAAGTCACGACGCCACAGGGTGCGATGCGGGTGCTGGCTCATATTTTCGTTGCTCTCTCTGCCAAGGTTGAAGACGTCGACCGTCGTCGGGCCTGTGCCGGACCCCGCGATGACTCTGCGGCGGGTCCGCAGCCCGATGGTCTTCGGGTCTCGGGCATCCGGTGACCGGCGGCTCTCGATCGGTCAAACGAGGAACCCCGTTTCGCGCGTTTTCCGGCGAGCTTTTTCTGAGCGGATTGGATCTGGGTGAAGGGCGTATTAGACCATCGGGATGCGACATTGCCTGTCGGATGGGAAGCGTGACGGACCGCGGGGCGGTGTTCATCGATGCCGTGCTGATCATCGTCGATCGAGAACTCAAGGCCCT contains:
- a CDS encoding AAA family ATPase, which encodes MKTLPRAVLTRLAKADGRAPVSSTVALLGEVLGLDEASLCVLDFLEQREQSETLRSVLRAGGRSGGRTNLERLAGVLGLERSAVREALAKRGPLCSLGLVDRQHRHESDLEDYLAPQSLLRDVLDAAPRDGEALLALLIEPAPVGAWRLDAFPHLAAESVRLSATLGRAAVTGAVGVNALFYGAPGTGKTELARALVAACGLRAYQVRSADEDDDGLDRDGRLSAYLVAQRLLGRRGGAVLIFDEVEDVFDEGGGLLALLGGQQSAGRQKGRMNRILEDNPVPAIWITNRTDGMDPAFLRRFLLPVAFKTPPRSVRRRMAECHLGDAALPPTLLDELAADTALAPAQLGAARRLLDLHPEAPAEQTVRDGIGALRSLLHGAPGPRRRRTGTAFDVAYLNLAGDITPGAIARALAERGHGGLCFYGPPGTGKTAFAEVLAEALDRELVARQASDLVSPYVGETEQNLARLFRECDPAHTVLLLDEVDSFLADRRAARHGWERTQVNELLQQMEGFPGIFIAATNLMSGIDAAALRRFDFKLHFRALKPAQRLALFAREALGDAVAPVPPEIVRHLTALESLTPGDFATVCRQRELLGETPTPEQFLRRLMAECRLKGGGADQGGVIPEGAGRGDWRRSGSGRIRFGVVDQGA